The Euphorbia lathyris chromosome 2, ddEupLath1.1, whole genome shotgun sequence genome includes a window with the following:
- the LOC136218092 gene encoding hydroxyproline O-galactosyltransferase GALT6-like, which translates to MKRVKFDSFVSMSRLTLIQALMGLLLVYLLFMSLELPLVFKAGYGFEYGSTSADGSFGDALPRPLLAGNDELQLTLFETPPVLHRSPERRMREKRTLSGLFFNGTIFDSTDASDEFSVLHKTAKEAWLAGIKLWGDLESGKIQLRSRNDTKTTDNRTDQCPNSIALSGSDFLARNRIIELPCGLTLGSHITVAAIPRWAHPEKDPKIAILKEGEEELMVSQFMMELQGLKTVDGEDPPRILHFNPRLKGDWSGKPVIEQNTCYRMQWGNGLRCEGWSSRADEETVDGQVKCEKWLRDDDSNSEDSRASWWLNRLIGRKNKILYNWPFPFSEGKLFVLTVSAGLEGYHINVDGRHITSFPYRTGFVLEDATGLYLNGDVDMHSVFAASLPSSHPSFSPQQHLEMSSKWQAPPILDGQVELFIGILSAGNHFAERMAVRKTWMQHKLIRSSEVVARFFVALHGRKEINIELKKEAEYFGDIVIVPYMDNYDLVVLKTVAICEYGIRDVAAKYIMKCDDDTFVRVDAVIKEAKQVHEDRSLYVGNMNYYHKPLRSGKWAVTFEEWPEEEYPPYANGPGYIVSSDIAESIVADFQTHKLRLFKMEDVSMGMWVEKFNSSKPVEYVHSLKFCQFGCIEDYNTAHYQSPRQMICLWDKLRQGNAQCCNMR; encoded by the exons ATGAAGCGAGTCAAGTTCGACTCTTTTGTTTCAATGAGTCGGCTCACATTGATACAGGCCTTGATGGGTCTTCTTCTGGTTTACTTGCTCTTTATGAGCCTTGAGCTTCCACTCGTTTTCAAAGCTGGTTATGGGTTTGAATATGGCTCTACTTCCGCCGATGGCTCTTTCGGCGATGCTTTGCCCAGGCCTTTACTCGCCGGAAATGATGAACTTCAGCTCACTTTATTTGAAACTCCTCCAGTCCTTCACCGTTCTCCTGAAAGGCGAATGCGAGAAAAGAGGACACTGTCGGGTCTTTTTTTCAACGGGACTATTTTCGATTCCACTGATGCTTCCGATGAATTCTCTGTGCTTCACAAGACGGCTAAGGAGGCGTGGCTTGCGGGGATTAAGCTATGGGGGGATTTGGAGTCCGGTAAAATTCAATTACGCTCTCGCAACGATACCAAAACCACCGACAATCGCACCGATCAGTGCCCGAATTCGATAGCTTTGTCCGGGTCGGATTTTTTGGCACGTAACCGGATCATAGAGCTCCCTTGCGGACTCACTCTGGGTTCCCACATAACGGTGGCGGCGATTCCGAGATGGGCTCACCCGGAAAAGGACCCCAAAATAGCGATTCTGAAGGAGGGGGAGGAGGAGTTGATGGTGTCACAGTTCATGATGGAGTTGCAGGGACTAAAGACCGTTGACGGGGAAGACCCGCCGAGAATTCTCCATTTTAATCCGAGATTGAAGGGTGATTGGAGTGGCAAACCCGTGATTGAGCAGAATACTTGCTATAGAATGCAATGGGGAAATGGGTTGAGGTGTGAGGGATGGAGCTCTCGGGCTGATGAGGAAACTG TCGATGGGCAGGTGAAATGCGAGAAATGGCTTCGAGATGATGATAGTAACTCCGAAGATTCGAGGGCCTCATGGTGGTTGAATAGGCTGATAGGACGGAAGAATAAGATCTTGTACAATTGGCCATTCCCCTTTTCTGAGGGCAAATTGTTTGTTCTTACTGTCAGTGCTGGCTTGGAAGGTTACCACATCAATGTTGATGGGAGACATATCACTTCTTTCCCCTATCGTACT GGATTTGTTCTCGAGGATGCCACTGGATTATATTTGAACGGGGATGTGGATATGCATTCTGTTTTTGCTGCTTCTTTACCTTCCTCACATCCAAGCTTTTCACCGCAACAGCATCTTGAGATGTCTAGCAAGTGGCAAGCACCTCCAATCCTTGATGGGCAAGTGGAGCTTTTTATTGGCATTCTCTCTGCTGGCAACCATTTTGCGGAACGGATGGCTGTGAGGAAAACCTGGATGCAGCATAAGTTGATAAGATCTTCGGAAGTGGTCGCTCGGTTTTTTGTAGCTCTG CATGGAAGAAAGGAAATAAACATAGAGCTAAAGAAAGAAGCAGAGTATTTTGGTGATATTGTTATAGTTCCATACATGGATAATTATGACCTCGTTGTGTTGAAGACGGTTGCTATCTGTGAATATGGG ATCCGCGATGTAGCTGCAAAGTATATTATGAAGTGCGACGATGACACTTTTGTGAGGGTGGATGCTGTGATCAAAGAAGCAAAGCAGGTGCATGAAGATAGAAGTTTATATGTCGGAAACATGAACTACTACCACAAGCCTTTGCGCAGTGGTAAATGGGCTGTGACATTTGAG GAATGGCCAGAAGAAGAGTACCCACCGTATGCCAATGGTCCAGGTTACATTGTGTCCTCCGACATTGCTGAATCTATAGTGGCAGACTTTCAAACTCATAAGTTGAGA TTATTTAAAATGGAAGATGTGAGCATGGGAATGTGGGTGGAAAAATTCAATAGTTCAAAACCCGTAGAGTACGTGCACAGCTTGAAATTTTGCCAGTTTGGATGCATAGAAGATTATAACACTGCTCATTACCAATCTCCAAGGCAGATGATATGCCTATGGGACAAATTACGCCAGGGAAACGCTCAATGCTGCAATATGAGATGA
- the LOC136220406 gene encoding exocyst complex component EXO84A — MSSVGDLTEIEENQTLSDRLKLFKSSKFDPDSYVVSKCTSVNEKEIRHVYSTLGELKKASAEEMRKCVFANYSAFIRTSKEILALEGHLLSMRNLLSTQAALIHGLGECVRIDSLWDHSEESLAEDLSDFEIKELSKGEDWLIQFLETLDVLLAEKRVDEAMEALEQEEKLTKEASRKNTLSPTAFLMLQSAIKEQRQRLADQLADTISQPSTRGAELRASVLALKKLGDGPRAHTLLFISHQQKLKANMRGLRLPNGGVCTAALAQLFFSTIAQAATDSLAVFGEEAAYMSELVTWAVKRTEVFSLLLKRNVVASSASARGLRVASECIQICLGHCSLLEARGLTLSPILLRTFKSSVEQALISNLKRIEQTSAALAAADDWFLAYQPVSGRYASSSLGNATQSQQKLSSSANRFNSMVQELLEDVAPLESLQLDSPAVEGVLHVFNSYVNLLIRALPGSVDHEDNLGGSGSKIVSMAETETQQLALLANASLLADELLPRAFMKLLPLPTKSEEQSKRATNKQSRVPDQRELKRKLQRSADRLRDSFCRLHALELIFTEDGDSRLNANIYLPLDDHAEEPEWFPSPIFQEFFLKLTQVASIVTDMFVGREKVATVLLMRLTETVVLWLSEDQAFWEEVEAGSKPLGPFGLQQFYLDMEFVLLFASEGRYLSRNLHQAIKNIITRAIDAVSATGVDPERVLPEDEWFAEVAQIAIKMLTGKGNFDTVEQGGHSPTGSQGSN, encoded by the exons ATGTCGAGCGTAGGAGACTTAACTGAGATTGAAGAAAACCAAACACTCTCCGATCGCTTAAAACTCTTCAAAAGCTCTAAATTTGATCCTGATTCTTACGTTGTCTCCAAATGCACCAGCGTAAACGAGAAG GAAATAAGGCATGTGTATTCTACCCTTGGTGAGCTAAAGAAGGCATCTGCAGAGGAAATGCGTAAATGTGTTTTTGCCAATTATTCAGCATTCATACG GACCTCAAAGGAAATTTTAGCTCTTGAAGGGCATCTTCTTTCCATGAGAAATCTCTTATCTACTCAGGCAGCACTAATTCATGGATTAGGGGAATGTGTTCGCATTGATTCATTGTGGGATCATTCGGAAGAATCATTAGCAGAGGACCTATCTGACTTTGAGATTAAAGAACTTTCAAAAGGAGAAGATTGGTTAATACAATTCCTGGAAACCCTTGATGTGCTATTGGCTGAAAAGAGAGTTGATGAAGCTATGGAAGCccttgaacaagaagaaaaattaaccAAAGAAGCCAGTAGGAAGAACACATTGAGTCCAACTGCATTCCTTATGTTGCAAAGTGCAATTAAAGAACAAAGACAAAGATTAgctgatcagcttgcagatacaATTAGTCAACCTTCTACTCGTGGGGCAGAGCTTCGGGCATCTGTTTTAGCTCTGAAAAAACTTGGAGATGGTCCCCGTGCACACACTTTGCTATTTATTTCTCACCAGCAGAAATTGAAGGCTAACATGCGGGGTCTTCGGTTACCCAATGGAGGAGTATGTACAGCTGCTCTTGCACAACTTTTCTTTTCAACCATTGCACAGGCTGCAACTGATTCCTTAGCAGTATTTGGAGAGGAGGCAGCATACATGTCCGAGCTTGTAACTTGGGCTGTTAAACGGACTGAGGTTTTCTCTCTTCTCCTGAAAAGGAATGTCGTAGCCTCTTCAGCATCTGCAAGGGGCTTAAGGGTTGCTTCAGAGTGCATTCAAATATGCTTGGGTCATTGTTCTTTGTTGGAGGCTCGTGGATTGACCTTATCTCCTATTTTATTGAGGACTTTTAAGTCCAGTGTTGAGCAAGCattaatttctaatttaaaaagAATTGAACAGACAAGTGCTGCACTTGCTGCTGCAGATGACTGGTTTCTTGCTTATCAACCAGTTTCTGGGCGTTATGCATCTTCATCCCTTGGTAATGCAACACAATCACAACAAAAGCTTTCAAGTAGTGCTAACCGATTCAATTCAATGGTCCAG GAACTTTTAGAAGATGTAGCTCCCCTTGAGAGCCTGCAGTTGGATAGTCCTGCGGTAGAAGGTGTTCTCCATGTGTTCAACTCGTATGTAAATTTGTTAATTCGTGCATTACCAGGTTCAGTAGACCACGAAGACAACTTGGGAGGCTCTGGCAGTAAAATTGTGAGCATGGCAGAAACTGAAACCCAACAGCTAGCTTTACTAGCTAATGCATCCTTATTGGCAGACGAGCTGCTCCCACGTGCTTTCATGAAGCTTCTTCCATTGCCTACAAAGAGCGAGGAACAATCAAAAAGAGCTACAAATAAGCAATCTCGCGTTCCAGACCAAAGAGAATTGAAGAGAAAACTTCAACGTTCAGCTGATCGATTGCGAGATAGCTTCTGCAGATTACATGCTCTTGAACTCATCTTCACTGAAGATGGTGACAGCCGTCTCAATGCAAATATATACCTACCCTTGGATGATCACGCAGAGGAGCCTGAATGGTTCCCTTCTCCAATCTTTCAG GAATTCTTTCTGAAATTGACTCAGGTGGCAAGCATAGTGACTGATATGTTTGTGGGAAGGGAAAAGGTTGCAACAGTTCTACTAATGAGACTAACGGAAACAGTTGTCCTTTGGCTTTCGGAAGATCAAGCCTTCTGGGAAGAGGTAGAAGCAGGATCAAAGCCTTTAGGTCCTTTTGGCCTCCAACAG TTTTATTTGGATATGGAGTTTGTGTTACTGTTTGCCTCAGAAGGTCGTTACTTATCGAGAAATTTACACCAAGCTATAAAAAACATCATAACAAGAGCAATAGATGCTGTATCTGCTACTGGTGTAGATCCTGAAAG GGTATTGCCAGAGGATGAATGGTTTGCAGAAGTAGCTCAAATTGCTATAAAAATGTTGACTGGGAAAGGGAACTTTGACACTGTAGAACAAGGAGGTCACAGCCCCACTGGATCCCAGGGAAGTAATTGA
- the LOC136218093 gene encoding glycerol-3-phosphate acyltransferase RAM2-like: MVLIDSFPAVTKCTSIGREKNTVVADMDGTLLVGRSSFPYFGLIAFEAGGVLRLLFLLLSSPLAGLLYYFVSESAGIQVLIFATFAGMKVSEIESVARAVLPKFYSSDVHPESWRVFSSCGKRCVLTANPRIMVEAFLKDYLGADLVLGTEISTYKGRATGFVTRPGVLVGDNKANALRKTFGDSKPEIGLGDRHTDAAFMSLCQEGYLVPKATRVKAVTNDKLPKPIIFHDGRLVQKPTPLMALLIILWIPIGFILACLRIAAGSLLPMPIVYYAFLALGVRVTVKGNPPPPPQKSTGQTGVLFVCSHRTLLDPIFLSTALGRPIAAVTYSVSRLSEIISPIKTVALSRDRATDASMIKKLLEEGDLAICPEGTTCREPFLLRFSALFAELTDQIVPVAMVNKMSMFHGTTARGWKGMDPFYFFMNPSAAYEVTFLSKLPSELTCGSGKSSHEVANYIQRVIASTLSYECTNFTRKDKYKALAGNDGTVVQKPKIKADKIMGC, translated from the exons ATGGTTTTGATAGACAGTTTCCCGGCAGTGACTAAATGTACATCCATCGGCAGAGAAAAGAACACGGTGGTCGCTGACATGGATGGGACTTTACTTGTTGGCCGGAGCTCCTTTCCATATTTTGGCCTTATTGCCTTTGAGGCCGGCGGAGTTTTAAGGCTGCTTTTCTTGCTGTTATCGTCACCATTAGCAGGACTGCTTTATTACTTTGTCTCTGAATCTGCTGGTATCCAAGTTTTAATCTTTGCTACATTTGCTGGCATGAAAGTGTCGGAGATAGAATCAGTGGCTCGTGCAGTGCTTCCGAAGTTCTATTCGAGTGATGTGCATCCTGAATCATGGAGAGTGTTTTCTTCGTGTGGGAAAAGATGTGTTCTTACGGCGAATCCGAGGATTATGGTGGAAGCGTTTTTGAAAGATTATTTGGGTGCTGATTTGGTGTTGGGTACTGAAATTTCAACGTATAAAGGTAGAGCTACTGGTTTTGTGACAAGGCCTGGTGTTCTTGTAGGCGATAACAAGGCTAATGCTCTCCGTAAGACTTTTGGAGACTCAAAACCAGAGATTGGATTGGGTGATAGGCATACTGATGCTGCCTTTATGTCCCTCTGCCAG GAGGGATACCTAGTACCAAAGGCAACAAGAGTAAAAGCAGTAACAAATGACAAGTTACCAAAACCAATAATCTTCCACGACGGAAGACTAGTCCAAAAGCCAACACCATTAATGGCACTTCTTATAATCCTATGGATTCCCATAGGCTTCATTCTAGCATGCCTAAGAATCGCAGCAGGCTCACTTCTGCCCATGCCAATAGTCTACTACGCCTTCTTAGCACTTGGTGTACGCGTCACAGTCAAAGGGAACCCACCTCCCCCACCCCAAAAATCAACAGGCCAAACCGGTGTCCTCTTTGTATGCTCCCACAGAACCTTACTTGATCCAATCTTCCTCTCCACCGCCCTCGGCCGCCCTATAGCCGCTGTCACTTACTCAGTTTCTCGCCTATCAGAAATCATCTCCCCCATCAAAACTGTTGCACTCAGCCGTGACCGTGCCACGGATGCATCAATGATTAAAAAGTTACTTGAAGAAGGAGACTTGGCTATATGTCCTGAAGGAACTACTTGTAGAGAACCAtttcttttgaggttttcagcTTTGTTTGCTGAATTGACTGACCAGATTGTGCCTGTGGCTATGGTTAATAAAATGAGCATGTTTCATGGGACTACAGCTAGAGGTTGGAAAGGGATGGACCCGTTTTATTTCTTTATGAACCCTAGCGCGGCTTATGAGGTTACTTTTTTGAGTAAATTGCCGAGTGAGTTGACTTGTGGTTCAGGTAAATCTAGCCATGAAGTGGCTAATTATATTCAGAGGGTTATTGCTTCTACTCTTTCTTATGAATGTACTAATTTTACTAGGAAAGATAAGTATAAAGCTCTTGCGGGAAATGATGGGACTGTGGTTCAGAAACCTAAGATCAAAGCTGATAAAATTATGGGTTGCTAA